The Drosophila innubila isolate TH190305 chromosome 2R unlocalized genomic scaffold, UK_Dinn_1.0 1_C_2R, whole genome shotgun sequence DNA window CAGAGCACGTTCATGGCTCGCCAGGTGTTCCAGCAATGCGTTCTCGTCCAGCTGCAAGATGTTAAAGAGAAAGGGAAACAAGAGATCTTTAAATAcgagtagtttttattttttatgcaaaacgAAAAGCGTAAGAAGCGCAATTCAACAAAGCGTAAAAAGAGCAGAAAGAGTGAAGAGTGGAGGGAAAGAGAGCAAAGACCATGATGATGGCCTAAAAGGGTTCAGAAACCCAAtgccaaaaaccaaaataaacacTTTCACTGCACGCAACAATAGAAAATTAGTTTAGGAAAATCcccattaaagtttttttccattttttgttgtatttttttttttttgtactggAGTCGAGGGAAATGGGAAATGACCGTCgtcagttgcagctgcagcagacGCATAACGCATATCGGATATCGGAATTGCATATCGGATATCTTATATCGGTCagcttcctcttcttcttactGTGCGTGTGCCCGTTTTTAAAtactattatttaatttaatttgttgttacaTTTGGAAAAGCGCGTCGGGTGGCAACGAAGCGTAAAGAGCACTTCGCTCGGCTCTAATGGGCGGTCGGATTCCGCCCCCAACCCCTGAATTATATACAGAAGGTGTTGCACAAATTGCTGTGGGGTATCAATtggtaaacaacaacaatgccgtCACAATGGGGCTTGCCAGTTGAAAGTAGTCCAATTCTGCAGGTGCTGTTTTTAGGTGATTGCATGCTCCTATTTAAAAGCTAATCGAATAATTATCGAGCATGAATGAATTTGTTTATCGAATACGTTTACtgctttttaatgtttaagaCAAATTTTGACATTAAATCACAGGTTGTGTCCAATCGATAGCTAATCGATAACAAGTTATcgatacatatttttttactataattAAAAGGTCTTGTTTCGGTTAGGGTTTTAGTTACGGTTACCAATTTTAATCGATTAATACCAGTTAAATGTTACAGTTTCGATTACGGTTTTAATTCCTGATCGATAGCTAGGTTGAAATCGATAACCATTCTTTTTAAAgcatatattgaaaaatgatttgtatATCCACGTAAGGGAAAATGCGCCTATTAATTATTCGATAGCTCGATAAAAAAATCGAtaagcaatataaatttagataaCACGATAAAAACAATTCTAATGACCATATCGCCGATTCTAAAAAAATTCGATTAATTATGGAAAACTAATCGAAACACAATCGATAACAGCTCAATTTCCTTTTGACTCACTACGTTTAACTTCATCACCTGCCGCCGTACTTCTCTGCCAACCACATCTACCTGAACCTAAAAGAATAATCGACACATTCAAACAATCATTCATTCATCGAGTGAGTGCATTCAAACAATGTTCAATAAAGCGACATTAATTGGCAGCAAGGGCAACAGCATAAAAGGCCGGGATTCATCAACAAACGACGAGTGCCggaaaagcaataaaaaacaaaaagaaaaaaaaacaagagtgGAAATGGAAGTGGAAACTGACTGCATCAACATTTGTTCAACTCGTACTCACACTCGTTTTCCGATTCGTATTCGTACTCGACGCTGTAATCGTCCGTCGGCTGATTATGTGATGAAATTTTGCGTGACCCGTGGATAAcatgggcaaaaaaaaatcagaattacaaccaaaaagagaaataactaaacaacaaacagttgAAGTTGAAAATGAAGTCACTGTAAATGGTCggcaaacaagcaaaaaaaatacttaattgcGATTCCAACAGGCAGCGAAAATCTTTCGAAAAACCAAGGCGGAACCAAGCGTCTACAAAAGCAAAGGTTCTCAACTGAGACATCGTTGTTTGTAGTACTCGTACTTATCCAACTAATTTACAACTTGGGTCAATAACTTGGCAAATGCCCGCGACGCGCTCACCTGAAAATTTCGCACACCTTCAGAAGAAACAAAATCGGAAAAGCTGCTGACGAAGGGAAATTTGTTAgttttgatcatttttaaacattttccgaataattttgtgtgtttgtaaaaCGTTTCTGTTAAATTCTATTTCCATTGACTCTAAATGTAATTAAGACAAAGTGagaaaagttatgaaataaataataaataaagttgagagctaagcaaaaaacattttcttaaaaaaaaactgttaattaaactataattacatgttaatatatatattatttaagttaaattccagttaaactatatttaaattaaacttatcaaatattgtcaaaattgacaaaaattaattgaaaaaaaaagttcaaagtaATCGCCAAACCCATAACTAGATTAAGCCTTATCAATGTTAAGAAAGTTTGGGGCTTACAACAGAGAagattcaaaataaaactttgtatattttaaagcaGAAGTTTTGAAAAGATTAAACCTTGCCAAGATTAGAATACTAcaatattctatttatttatttatttgattatatcTGTATTTAATATGCTCGTAATTTTAGGATAATATTTTCTTggataacaattttaaatatactatattttaatgtagcaattatgaataatattttcttggtTTTAAGGTTTAGAAAAGTTTGTTCTATTGATCAAACCTTGTACAATTTAGGAATTCAATCATTCTATGACTGTGTTgggttttttattaaaatgacatttctcAGGGTAAGAAGAtgataaattatgaaatgccAATTTTTAGATCAAATTAATTATGGAACTTGGAGCTGACCATGAAAAGGAAATTTGAAGCAGACGGATTCTCATGAAACGGCCCTCGTCAGTAAATCGCAAATGGCACAGCTGGAACAGCTGGGACATTCCTGGAGACACTTCGACGCCCGCGGACCGTAGAACAGTAGAGTCGACAGTCAAATCTTGTAATTTGACATGTTGCCgacatgattttttgttggctttttttgtagctgttgctgttgttgttgttgtcgcgcTTAAGCtgctatttaataattttatggtCAGTCAATTTCTGGGCATTCAATTACCAGAATTTATCAAGTGGACGGGGTCATTCAACGTCTCGCATTGCACTTGCAGAAATTAGTtcactgccacgccccttgtGCCCATGCAACCcatatacacatatgcatgtgaatatatgtacatacatgaaTATGAATGTTTTATGAATATGCTGACACTTCTTAATGAATCACGCGTTTGCATTTTATGTGCACGCTGCAATTTATGCAGATTTTTTAAAGTGGCACTGAATCACCTGATTACACCCCAAAGAATCACCTGACaattatgttttctttttcctataatataaattgtagaCTCttcgatttatatttataataaaatatcccTAGAAATCTTCATAGTTGTGTACCCAGAATTATTTTGTACCacctaaccaaatttggcttaaatgtaataatatgttaggataaaaagttaatttttgatataaaattctttttcttttttttgagaaattttaacaaaatttacaaaaaactttcgacaaaaactttaattaaaacttttagttttgtgagaaaaatattaattttcagataatttttttaaaaaatgcttctttatttattaatacaacAATACTatgttaattgaaattgattattgtttaaatttattcaattttaacattgtgtttttgtatttttaaaattgtcttttttaaaaaaaatacagttcTTTCCACACAATACTCTTGATTTTATAAacgattttttatattagtattatgatatgataataaaataaacaaaaatttataattataataataaaaatgttagatTTTAAGTcttgttatataaaaatcaaatggcTAAAACATAACTTGATATAACATAAGATTTTATGAATGTTAGTGACTATTGCCATAGCTAATAAGCAACAGCTTGTCCCTCtataaaaccaaattgaaattgaaatattcaCGTGCCACGTTCACATAccgtaaaatgtatagaaatattttatttatatatttatgtatatttatatatttatagcctGATTTCCCCGAGCTTTTGTTGGCtgattttatttcactttaataaaatgtaaaatattattaagtctGCAAGTGTATAAAATCTACGACAAGAAGTTTAGAAAttagttttttcatttttatgaagCTTTTGGTGTCAAATTAGAGGATGATATCAGATGTCATTAATCAGGCAAAACaatgatatattaaaaaaacgttTGGCCATGTGACAAATGCcattaataaatgcaatttcaattgcaatcaaaatcaaaatcaagtaTCAATCAAGAATTTACCTCAATGCCATTCCAGTTGACGCTTCTCCTGCGTCGCAGCTCAATATGCACTGCGTtggcgttgacgttgacgctggcgtcgccgtcgccgtcgactATAAGAGCAGCAGCTACAGTGGCGTCCAGAATCAAGGCAGCCAAAACAATTAGGCACAAACGTTGTCGCTGTTGATGAAGATAACGTTGCGACGGCGACGCCCACTGCGACTGAAGCTGACGCTGATTAGCTGCCGATTCAGACGTCGACGCAGACATAACGACACTTTTGATGTTGACAACAATTAAGCGATTTAACTTAATAACTATTTacatttgttgctattgttttaTGGTGTGAATTTATTgcagaatatatttatgtttatatatattttatttatgccttTGATTGCCAAACTAATTTAACTTGCGTCATAATTTTTACTTGTCTTACATTTTCTGTAAGAAGACCATAAAATATAGGCAACAAAGTAATGTTTGTAtttcacttgatttttttttttttgattgcagcagaagcaacagccCAGAGAGAAAAGTGAATGCACGCAGCGACGTCGCGGTCGCAGTCGGCGCAAGCGCAACGGCTGCAAAACTTTTACGGCAGTTAATTTAACTGTTTATGCACTAATTAATTGCTctatggttgttgttattgttgttgttgtgctgcacATTAGCAGACGTTttgctttagttttatttttcaactgcaccagttttttgttaatttaattttacattgatttaaaatagaCAAGTTCGTTGCTTAAGTTCTTTGTGATATCGATAGCGATCGGTTGCTTAAGTTCTTGTGCGTTATCAATATCGATTACACTATCAATTGGCAGCACTTGTCACTTTGCACTTCCTTAACAGATATCTGTTAACAGATAACAGATAACGAAAACTGGCGACCTcttcaaatcaattaaaatcaacggacaacaatttatttagtatttaattttaatctctttttttttttgaggaaaTACAacgtttaaaaatttgtaaacactgttaaacaaatattctGTTGTTCTGTCTGCTTGCTTTTGTTTTCACAATTATacgcatttatatttatttaagcaccGAAATTAAAAACGCTCTCAACCAGAACAATATTTGGTacaatttataacttttttttaaaacttagcCAAAAAATacgtgtatataaatataaataaacactgCGCGTTGACCGATTCAGTTAGATTATTTCGAGGTCAATTCAATCGAATATTCCAACTGCTCTGACTTAATTTTTAACGCATCCAAAATCACAGAATTTATACAGATggtttttaatcatttttaattcgatAGCGCGCGCGAGTTTCCAAATGATCTTCCAACGGCAGCTCCACATTCGCGAATGACGAAAAATCACGACTGCGGAAAACTTTATTCAAGCCGACGGGGAACACGATCGACGCCAAAACGCTGTCGGCTTTTGCAGCGACAGAGATAACAGTGCTGCCACAATTCAGAATCAAGAGCTAAgtagctaaaattaattaaaaaatatcatctATTTGACGTTCACTTAAAAacagttatttaaaataaaattaggaaCAAAGATCTTTAATAAGCCACTCagataaatgtatttacataaaattttttatcctgactgactcactgatcattggcCCTTAACAATAAGACCCAGATAGCTGCAATTTGTACAGAACATAGCTGATACAAATTTAGCAATTATCTAAATTacacataattatattaagcTTAAATGGCTAAGAAagaattaaaagtttaaaatcaataaatgttCCTATATTGATgttcagtttaaaaatttgctcTTTTCGGGAGGTTAACAGAATTGGAAAATGaatcaaaattgtatttctaaatatttccttcattaaaatatttagagccTTACTTTTAGTGTATTTGTTGCTCTTTATTTGTTATACACAAAGAACATTTTGATATCTGAGGTATATTGAAGTTATCTGTAAGTCtgaaaaattatcaattataatttttttatatcattaaatagcatttctttaaattgtCTATGCTTTACAATTCCAGCATTGCCAAATCTAATTACTAAGTAACTAAAATATCAACACATTTTGTTATTCCGAAACAAAAACTGAGTTCAGCTATAAAACGGCTAAAAAGGCAACACTgagcgacagagacagagatagaagCATTGCTCGTAAACAGTGTGGGAGGAGGGTGTGGGGTGGGGTGGGGAAGGGGATTGTGGGGTCTGAATGGGAGATGGAGTACAAAATATGCTAATGAGCCAACGTCGGGCGAAACGAAACAATAGAACGCCACCGTTAAGTAAAGCAGCCgaaaaattagcaaaaaatGCAGAACcgtttttttattgtagttgctgttgttgttgttttttaatggtCAAGTACCTTAAAATGATGCAGACGAAAACTTGACACTGATCATCACAGTCGagtaaaaaacaaaccaaGAATTATGTTGCATATCCGTTCAGTTtgaagtaacaacaacaacagcaacaacaagaaatcaaCACATTGTGAAGGAAATCTTAAATCagcaatgcaaatgcaaaaattgttaaagtaCATTTTCAATGCAGATGCAACAGAGATGCCAGGCCAATTGAAGTGATCAACTTTTAATTGATGCAATCAGTGAAGGAGACAATGATAGAACGCAAACCAAACAATTTATGCATATGCATTTGCCAAGCATTTTAAAGTACAAATATAACGCTTATTCggattcaaattcaaatcaataaCTGATGGGCAGCACTCTTGCAGCAAACGAAAGCTTAGTGCTATACGCTGCTTAAAAATACCTAAAATGTACCAGAACATCTAGTAACTCATAAATACTGAATTACTATTACTTAGAACGCGTGCGGCCAGACtggtaaatgtaaatttgtgcaataaattaataatcttaaaaaatttaaggttTGAAGGTACGTCACCACAAGGGGCGAAAAGGTACAAATATagtgttaaaaaatatatataaaaaaattcacaatatttacaaaaaatttccgcataaatttaaaaattctagctaaacatgaagaaatattaaaaaaaattaatttatatttaaaaataccatTTTGGGCATTATACCCAAAATGGTACATGCTGCCAGACTGgaaaattttgcagggtggctGCCTTTTGGGCCGGGTGGCAGCCCCGATCCACTGGACCGTCTTATTTTTACAAACGCACTCGTCACTTGGCGTGCTTTTCAAATCCAAACGGCAGCGTTTGCGTTCGCATCGTGCGCAGAGCTCGAAAGACTCCcgaaaaaattatcaatttattgtAGCAAtcgttgaaaaaaaataacagttgtaaattatatttgtgcaatttaaagcaagctacaaaacaacaaaattataaataattagaaaaataCAGGATTTTGGcgtttttattagaaattataaaaacgaGCCGCCCTCAAgtgcaaataaatatcaaagcGTTCATATTTAGTTAAAGCaaacagaaatatataaaacaatcaACATGTTGGGTACAGCAGCAATGAAAATGCTCATGGACGAGGTAagaattgatttaaatgcatattttattacattttttcacTTACGCAAGGCGATGACTGCGACGCTGGCGTCGACGCAAGCGCAACCGCCATTTGcacaaaagaaaagagaaagagatgaaAAAAATGCCGTTTTGTTtagcgttgttgttgttgctgcagcggTAAATTAAGTTGGCGCCTTTTTTTGACAATTACATATATTGCGGTACTTGTACCGCTAATTGCATTCCTCCTTACATCCTAACTAAAAATGTGATGCCTTGCATTCAAAATGGCCGCCTAGACATTGACCCCTAATAATATGCGGAATACTCTTTTTTTCAGAATGCCACTGAGAAATATAACCAAGTGCAAGTGAAGAAATTGACAGTGCCTACAAACGAGGCAACCACAAAGCGCGCCGCTTTAGGCGATATACAGAATCGTGGACTGAACCGCAACATTTCCACCAAAGATGTGGCCCAAAAAGAGTGAGTGATAAGTGCAGTGTATACAGTGGGTcaagtaaattatttgatcTAGCAGATAACTTacataattcaataatttaaagacTACAGTCTCTTTTTGACAATGACAAAatcttacatttaattttatgcgattttatatgattctttttttgtgaagagaaaaattgacacattttattatataattgtttCTGATGGTTCTGAGAAcaacttcaaaaaaaattatatacataatcccaatttttaaactgaaattgaagtatttattttttctttttttaaagatttattcccaattttttattaagtctatttaattattatattttattatagttgctTATATTAATAAAGAGATGCATTggtcttaattatttttgccaaAAGAAACCCAAATATTGtagaatttgaattaaaaaaaatattttaatttatttctttgactaaacaaatgacaaatatgatataatttttaatttaaaaaaattatgtaagtttttatttataatttattatatgacTCGAAGaacaaattaaagataaaaatattggtatatttttttttgcaaattataaaataaaattacaatttgaaatggtaataatttttttcattaataattttatcaaattaattaagtacATACATTCCTTATatagtcaaaacaattacttgactgttatttatttcattgaaaaaaatactaaCTGCAACTTTATTTTCCAagataaaaatactttttctttgtttcgtggctttaaaagtaaatacgttgttgtttagttgtttttatattaatttacattgcAGGCTAAAAGATGTTAAAGCACGTGTGGACACACACTGGAAGAAGCAGCCGCTGGCTGTcaacaattccaattccaatgcagtcaagacaacaacaacaataaaaacaacagcacCTCTGCTGCGTTCGCAGTCGCTGCGCACAAACGTCGCCGTCAACACGCGACAGAACTCTTCCAACAATTTGCGAGCAGCGGCCAATGGAAAAGTGAATGCAACTGGAAAGCGTAAGTGAAAAAGTCAACTGAATTCACCCATGCCTCACGTCACTAGCGAATTCACTAATGATTTTTCatgcaattgcagctgctgccaagCAGAAATCCGGCTCCGATGAGAAGATGAACACATTGCGGCGGGAGGACAGCAACTTGGCCAGCAAATCATTGACCAAGTTAAGAGCTGCATTGGCCAAGGCCAATGTGCCAGCtgcacagcaacagccacaacaacaacaacctgtGGTCAATGTGGTCAAGAAGGAGGTATCAGTGATCAAGACACAAGTGATCAAGAAACAGGAAGTGGCCAAGAAGGAGATtgttccaacaacaacagctgtatCTCTTTCCAGTCAACGCCTGGCGAATGTGGAAGATATCGATGCTGATGACAAGGAGAATCTTATTTTGGTATCGGAATATGTTAACGATATCTATCAATATCTGTATGAGCTGGAGATTCAGCAACCGATTCATGTGGATCATTTGGCCAATCAACTGGAAGTTTCCAGTCGCATGAGGGCTGTCCTCATCGATTGGATTAATGAGGTGCACATGCAGTTCCATTTGGTGGCCGAAACCTTCCATTTGGCTGTGGCCATTATCGATCGTTATCTTCAAGTGGTCAAGAACACAAGGCGCAAACATTTGCAGTTGGTTGGAGTGACCGCTTTGTTTATAGCCACCAAATACGAGGAGTTGTTCCCACCGGCAATGGCTGATTTTGTCTTTATCACCGATAACACGTACACAGATCGCGAGATTCGTCAGATGGAACTGCAGATCCTCAAG harbors:
- the LOC117784025 gene encoding G2/mitotic-specific cyclin-B — its product is MLGTAAMKMLMDENATEKYNQVQVKKLTVPTNEATTKRAALGDIQNRGLNRNISTKDVAQKELKDVKARVDTHWKKQPLAVNNSNSNAVKTTTTIKTTAPLLRSQSLRTNVAVNTRQNSSNNLRAAANGKVNATGKPAAKQKSGSDEKMNTLRREDSNLASKSLTKLRAALAKANVPAAQQQPQQQQPVVNVVKKEVSVIKTQVIKKQEVAKKEIVPTTTAVSLSSQRLANVEDIDADDKENLILVSEYVNDIYQYLYELEIQQPIHVDHLANQLEVSSRMRAVLIDWINEVHMQFHLVAETFHLAVAIIDRYLQVVKNTRRKHLQLVGVTALFIATKYEELFPPAMADFVFITDNTYTDREIRQMELQILKTIDNNLSRPLPIHFLRRYSKAACAEDDHHAMSKYFLELAAMDYDLASYRPSEIAASSLFLSLHLLNGNSRAATGFNDKHWTDTLVHYSQYTAQHLRPITRQIAKLVREAPAAKLKSIYIKYQANKFQKISLRQELSSPLLDSIVGISKK